The following coding sequences lie in one Pseudalkalibacillus hwajinpoensis genomic window:
- a CDS encoding PspA/IM30 family protein yields the protein MPNLLNRIKNSIEADFHSILDQKEEKNPISLLNHYLRQCEREVEKARKLVERQSTLLLEFRRELDKARRNAEKRAGQAVLANEAGEAELYEFAKQEQLQYEERANHLSQLMDEADLELKRLEQKYEKMKHKLKDMSIKRMELMGKENSVRAHHKMDLVLEERNLDQPFNRFDEMESYIEQLEKKVNRDYAMSTIDTKFHLLEKKAKKQETNSNS from the coding sequence ATGCCAAATTTACTTAATCGCATCAAAAACTCAATTGAAGCTGATTTTCATAGCATCCTTGACCAGAAGGAGGAGAAAAATCCAATTTCCCTTTTAAATCACTATTTAAGACAGTGTGAAAGAGAAGTGGAAAAGGCGAGAAAACTTGTCGAGCGGCAGTCAACGCTACTTTTAGAATTCAGAAGAGAATTAGATAAAGCGCGAAGAAATGCTGAGAAACGCGCTGGACAAGCTGTTTTAGCAAATGAAGCAGGCGAGGCTGAGCTGTATGAGTTCGCAAAACAAGAGCAGTTGCAATATGAAGAAAGAGCTAACCACTTATCACAATTGATGGATGAGGCAGATCTTGAACTTAAACGTCTTGAACAAAAGTACGAGAAAATGAAGCATAAGCTTAAAGATATGTCGATTAAGCGAATGGAACTAATGGGGAAAGAGAATAGTGTGAGGGCTCATCATAAGATGGATTTGGTTCTGGAAGAAAGGAATCTAGATCAACCATTTAATCGTTTTGATGAGATGGAGAGTTATATTGAGCAACTTGAGAAGAAAGTGAATAGAGATTACGCTATGTCTACTATTGATACAAAGTTCCACTTACTTGAGAAAAAGGCGAAAAAACAAGAAACCAATTCAAATTCTTAG
- a CDS encoding flagellar basal body rod protein → MMKKAGLLLLGIIAAIVLLSNLGSLVGMMISLGILYIAFKKFIQADSTTGKVIWGILGFIGLSTAVANMPAILGLVAIYILYVVYKKWDGASDDKKDNDPFTNFEKQWDELKKS, encoded by the coding sequence ATGATGAAGAAAGCAGGTTTGCTTTTACTTGGGATCATCGCTGCGATTGTATTGTTGTCGAATCTTGGTTCATTAGTAGGTATGATGATTAGCCTTGGCATCCTCTACATTGCATTTAAGAAGTTTATTCAGGCAGATTCAACAACTGGTAAAGTCATCTGGGGGATCTTAGGATTCATCGGTTTAAGTACTGCCGTGGCGAATATGCCAGCTATTCTTGGTCTCGTAGCTATCTACATTCTTTATGTCGTTTATAAAAAGTGGGATGGAGCAAGTGACGATAAGAAAGACAATGACCCATTCACAAATTTTGAAAAGCAATGGGATGAACTGAAGAAAAGTTAA
- the ytzI gene encoding YtzI protein — MVITITVIVVVIMTIVIAAAFGMAVSKGYSVKHTVDPLPEEQHNETTEKEVTDERTEQK, encoded by the coding sequence ATGGTTATTACGATAACAGTCATCGTCGTTGTCATTATGACGATTGTCATTGCCGCTGCTTTTGGAATGGCTGTATCAAAAGGATACAGTGTCAAACATACTGTCGATCCGTTGCCTGAGGAGCAGCATAACGAAACGACAGAGAAAGAGGTTACTGATGAACGGACAGAACAGAAGTAA
- a CDS encoding YwbE family protein codes for MNGQNRSNIEPGKTVDIVLKHDQRSGKTTRGIVKDILTKSPTHPHGIKVRLEDGQVGRVKSILS; via the coding sequence ATGAACGGACAGAACAGAAGTAATATAGAACCAGGGAAAACCGTTGATATCGTCTTGAAACACGATCAGCGTTCAGGGAAAACGACAAGAGGAATCGTGAAAGATATCCTGACGAAGTCTCCGACCCATCCGCATGGTATCAAAGTACGTCTTGAAGATGGACAGGTTGGTCGCGTCAAATCAATTTTATCGTAA
- a CDS encoding amidase, which produces MKNVSAAVGILFFILGFFVQIMVLPEGKAEGIEMDTSLATWIWNTRDIETKSNDILQFMEEKQVTDAYLQINRSVMASSYESFIENATSKGIRVHALDGAPNWATRNGATYQANLFNWLDSYQANATENQKFSGVHLDIEPYLHSGWTNSYQKTIAFYQDRLSDGKTHAMSLGLSFGVDTPFWFDEQSYNNRYGSGNLADWIIKTADVTTLMAYRDRADGANGIVALISNEIALAEKYGKKISVGVETGQTSEASYISFFEEGEAVMTEELLKVKTAYEHSSSVQGFSIHYLDSWMALKQ; this is translated from the coding sequence GTGAAGAATGTATCGGCTGCTGTTGGAATTCTCTTTTTTATACTGGGCTTTTTTGTGCAGATAATGGTTTTGCCTGAGGGGAAAGCTGAGGGGATAGAAATGGACACTTCTCTTGCTACATGGATTTGGAACACAAGGGACATTGAAACGAAATCAAATGACATCCTTCAGTTTATGGAGGAGAAACAAGTAACCGATGCTTACTTGCAAATAAATCGTTCAGTGATGGCATCTTCTTATGAATCATTTATTGAAAATGCGACATCCAAAGGTATTCGTGTACATGCTCTAGATGGGGCACCAAATTGGGCTACAAGAAATGGTGCTACATATCAGGCGAACTTATTTAACTGGTTGGATTCCTATCAAGCTAATGCGACAGAGAATCAAAAGTTTAGTGGTGTTCATCTTGATATAGAACCTTATCTTCATTCTGGCTGGACGAATAGTTATCAAAAAACGATTGCTTTCTATCAAGACCGTTTATCAGATGGAAAAACTCATGCGATGAGCCTTGGGTTATCGTTTGGTGTCGACACTCCTTTTTGGTTTGACGAACAATCTTACAACAATCGTTATGGATCGGGAAACTTAGCTGATTGGATTATTAAAACGGCGGATGTGACTACATTAATGGCTTACCGTGATCGTGCTGATGGTGCAAATGGAATTGTTGCTCTTATTAGCAATGAGATAGCTTTAGCTGAAAAATATGGAAAGAAAATCTCCGTTGGTGTAGAGACAGGGCAAACGTCAGAAGCTTCCTACATTTCATTCTTTGAAGAGGGAGAAGCAGTCATGACAGAAGAACTTCTCAAAGTAAAGACTGCATATGAGCATTCCTCTTCAGTACAAGGTTTTTCCATACATTATCTTGATAGTTGGATGGCGTTAAAACAATAA